The DNA segment caacttcatgaagttgcaaaAGGTTGGTGGATCACTACGAAAAAGGCTTTGGAAAATTGAGGTATGAATATCACTTAGACTCTGtttaaaactgaattctatcaacgtttctttccagtctcctacaaaAAAGACAAAGGGGCTGAATTTGATATTTTGAAGCAGGGACATCTGAATATCGAAGACTATGTGACCAAATTTtctagcttgttgaagttttcTCCACATATAGCGAGAAATGATGAGGCCATGGCGGATCAATTTATAAATGATTTGAATCCACATGTCATCACTCTAGTAAATGTCGGAAGACCTAATAACTTTTCCGATGCTCTTAATCGAGCAAATGGAGCAGAAGTTGGCTTGTTAAGATAGAAAGGAGCACCTTTTGTACCACAGCCAACCATTCAGCCATCACTAGTGCAACAAAATCCGCTACCGCTGCAACAACCACCCttcagatttgagggaggaagtaGTAgtagtggcagaaaggattctcgTTTCTGGCCAAGAGGTAAGCAATTCAAGAAGTCAGGaagtagttcttccagttccAGTGGGTCACGACAGTTTAGGTCTGGATAGAGTTCTGGATATTCAGGAGTTTATTGCAGCAGATATGGAGGACTTCATTCTACTGATCAATGTAGAGGAGTGTCTGGCAGTTGTAATATATGTCACCAAGTCAGTCACTATGCCAAGGTGTGACCTCAACGTGCAACAGAAAGAGCAACCAGTGCAGGTTCATCTAGACCAGTATCTCAGGCTGATAGGCAATCATCTGCAGTACATTCGTTTCAGCCATAGCCACAGAACATAGCAGGGGGAAGCCAGACTGTAAGTCAACCTCTGAGACAACATGCCCGAGTCTTTGTATTGACTGAAGAataggctcaggcagcacctgacgatgtcatagcagatAACTATTctatctttggttatcctgcctatgtattTATAGATACAAATGCATCACATACAATCATCTCTTAAAAATTTGCTTTTTTGCATTCTTCGTCGTCTGAACCATTGCCTGTTGTCATtgctatttcttcacctttgggtgaagggaTTACATCTGTCAGATTGATTCAAAATTGTGCATTACAATATGACGGGAATATGATAGATTtagattgtattgtacttgggttattagattttgattgtattattggcatagatatgttaaccaagtacatggCAACCATAGATTGTTTCTagaaagtggtcagatttagaccagaaatggcatatgaatggaaattctacggtaagggttctaGAGCCAAGATCCATTTGATATCTGtatatctatgactcgtttattgCAGAAATGTAGAAGGATTTTttgtttatgcagtagatgtgtTGAAATCTAGTCCAGAATTGACAGATATACCAGTGATGAGAgagtttgctgatgtctttcTAGATGAAATTCCTCGTTTGTCTCCAGTTCGGGAGATATACTTCAATATTGCCTTAATGTTAGGTACGCAACCgatatccaaagctccttacagaatgacacTTATTGAACTTAAGGAATTGAaggatcagttggaagatttattggtcaaggg comes from the Henckelia pumila isolate YLH828 chromosome 1, ASM3356847v2, whole genome shotgun sequence genome and includes:
- the LOC140874137 gene encoding uncharacterized protein — translated: MPPRSAPITRQTVVVPQAEQENIPQPVVDPQNAQGSTSNDPMDVTGTLMEMLLKRFKSFKPPTLKGTENSLDCENWLEYIDQLFESLDYSDERRIRLVVHQLHEVAKVSYKKDKGAEFDILKQGHLNIEDYVTKFSSLLKFSPHIARNDEAMADQFINDLNPHVITLVNVGRPNNFSDALNRANGAECNKIRYRCNNHPSDLREEVVVVAERILVSGQEVSNSRSQEVVLPVPVGHDSLGLDRVLDIQEFIAADMEDFILLINVEECLAVVIYVTKSVTMPRCDLNVQQKEQPVQVHLDQNVEGFFVYAVDVLKSSPELTDIPVMREFADVFLDEIPRLSPVREIYFNIALMLGDGISVDPSNVEAVINWPRPTSVPEICSFMGLAGYYGRFIKDFSNIAKPITQLAQKNAPYVWTEACEASFLELKKRLTSAPVLTIPSELFVKIKEARKTDLNIQIQLEKLDADINQNTKSVMMVKAKRKKPGVLLHSLSIPKWK